In one window of Hymenobacter nivis DNA:
- the pth gene encoding aminoacyl-tRNA hydrolase has translation MKILVLALGNIGPEYAHTRHNIGFMVADYLAAKFDAPRFEVGRHAFTTEIKSKGHTYALVKPTTFMNLSGKAAAHWLSTLKVPAENMIVVTDDLALPFGKLRLKGQGSAGGHNGLKDIQATLGTDVYARLRFGVDANFPKGRQVDYVLDPFSSDERIELPTHIEKAADAVLAFGALGLERAMNAVNVK, from the coding sequence ATGAAAATCCTAGTCCTTGCCCTGGGCAACATTGGCCCCGAATACGCCCACACGCGCCACAACATCGGGTTCATGGTGGCCGATTACTTGGCCGCAAAATTCGACGCGCCGCGGTTTGAAGTGGGCCGCCACGCCTTCACCACCGAAATTAAAAGCAAGGGCCACACCTACGCCCTCGTCAAGCCCACCACCTTCATGAACCTGAGCGGCAAAGCCGCCGCACACTGGCTCAGCACCTTGAAAGTTCCGGCAGAGAACATGATCGTCGTCACCGACGACCTGGCCCTGCCCTTCGGCAAGCTGCGTCTCAAGGGCCAGGGCTCGGCCGGGGGCCACAACGGCCTGAAGGACATTCAAGCCACGCTCGGCACCGACGTGTACGCGCGCCTGCGCTTCGGCGTCGATGCCAACTTCCCCAAGGGCCGGCAGGTTGATTACGTGCTCGACCCGTTCAGTAGCGACGAACGCATCGAGCTGCCCACGCACATCGAGAAGGCCGCCGATGCCGTACTGGCTTTTGGGGCCCTGGGCCTGGAGCGCGCCATGAATGCGGTGAACGTGAAATAA
- the typA gene encoding translational GTPase TypA: protein MAQNIRNIAIIAHVDHGKTTLVDKIIHASKVFDAHQHFDDLILDNNDLERERGITIVSKNVSVRYKDVKINIIDTPGHADFGGEVERVLKLADGVLLLVDAFEGTMPQTRFVLGKAIDLGLKPIVVVNKVDKENCRPDEVHEQVFDLMFNLGATEDQLDFVTLYGSSKQGWMSTDWKHKTDNLIPLLDAVVASIPPAPVLEGTPQMQITSLDYSSFVGRIAIGRVHRGTLKEGTNMSLMKADGTIKKVKIRELHVFEGLGRVKVDEVSSGEICAVSGIEGFDIGDTLADADNPEALERISIDEPTMNMLFTINNSPFFGKEGKFVTSRHLRDRLFKETEKNLALRVEATDKEDTFLVFGRGILHLSVLIETMRREGYEMQVGQPQVLFKEDEKGKRTEPIELLVVDVPEESAGKVIELVSMRKGEMTIMEPKGDLQHLEFSIPSRGLIGLRNNVLTATGGEAIMNHRFMDYEEHKGPIPGRIAGSLISLETGPGTAYTIDKLQDRGSFFVDPGEEVYGGQVIGEHTRPNDLTVNIQKGKKLTNMRASGTDDNAKIVPKRQFSLEEAMEYIQKDEYLEVTPKSIRMRKILLDENERLRYAKTAE from the coding sequence ATGGCCCAGAACATTCGCAATATCGCCATCATTGCCCACGTTGACCACGGCAAGACTACGCTGGTAGATAAGATTATCCACGCCTCCAAAGTTTTCGACGCCCACCAGCACTTCGACGACCTCATCCTCGACAACAACGACCTGGAGCGCGAGCGGGGCATCACCATCGTTTCCAAAAACGTGTCGGTGCGCTACAAAGATGTCAAAATCAACATCATCGACACCCCGGGTCACGCCGACTTCGGCGGCGAGGTGGAGCGGGTGCTGAAGCTGGCCGATGGCGTACTGCTACTCGTGGATGCCTTTGAAGGGACCATGCCGCAGACGCGCTTCGTGCTCGGCAAAGCCATCGACCTGGGCCTGAAGCCCATCGTGGTGGTGAACAAAGTGGACAAAGAAAACTGCCGGCCCGACGAGGTGCACGAGCAGGTGTTCGATCTGATGTTCAACCTCGGCGCTACCGAGGACCAGCTCGACTTCGTGACGCTGTACGGCTCCTCCAAGCAGGGCTGGATGAGCACCGACTGGAAGCACAAGACCGACAACCTGATTCCGCTGCTCGACGCCGTAGTGGCCTCCATTCCGCCCGCGCCGGTACTGGAAGGCACGCCCCAGATGCAGATTACCTCGCTCGACTACTCGTCGTTCGTGGGCCGCATCGCTATCGGCCGCGTGCACCGCGGCACTTTGAAAGAAGGCACCAACATGAGCCTGATGAAGGCCGACGGTACCATCAAGAAGGTGAAAATCCGCGAGCTGCACGTGTTCGAAGGCCTCGGCCGCGTGAAAGTGGACGAAGTGAGCAGCGGCGAAATCTGCGCCGTATCGGGCATCGAAGGCTTCGACATTGGTGATACGCTGGCCGACGCCGACAACCCGGAGGCCCTCGAGCGCATCAGCATCGACGAGCCGACGATGAACATGCTCTTCACCATCAACAACTCGCCGTTTTTCGGCAAGGAAGGTAAGTTCGTGACCTCGCGCCACTTGCGCGATCGGCTGTTCAAGGAAACCGAGAAGAACTTGGCCCTGCGCGTGGAAGCCACCGACAAAGAAGACACTTTCCTAGTGTTCGGCCGCGGCATCCTGCACTTGTCGGTGCTGATTGAAACCATGCGCCGCGAAGGCTACGAAATGCAGGTGGGCCAGCCCCAAGTGCTGTTCAAAGAAGACGAAAAAGGTAAGCGTACCGAGCCCATCGAATTGCTAGTGGTGGACGTGCCCGAGGAGTCGGCCGGCAAGGTGATTGAACTGGTGAGCATGCGCAAGGGCGAAATGACCATCATGGAACCCAAGGGTGACTTGCAGCACTTAGAATTCAGCATCCCGTCGCGTGGCCTCATCGGCTTGCGCAACAACGTACTGACCGCCACCGGCGGCGAGGCCATCATGAACCACCGCTTCATGGATTACGAGGAGCACAAGGGGCCCATCCCCGGCCGCATCGCCGGCTCGCTGATTTCGTTGGAGACGGGCCCCGGCACGGCTTACACGATTGACAAATTGCAGGACCGCGGCTCGTTCTTCGTTGACCCGGGCGAGGAAGTATACGGCGGCCAGGTAATCGGCGAGCACACCCGCCCGAACGACCTGACCGTGAACATCCAGAAAGGCAAGAAGCTGACCAACATGCGCGCGTCGGGCACCGACGACAACGCCAAGATTGTGCCCAAGCGCCAGTTCTCGCTGGAAGAAGCCATGGAATACATCCAGAAGGACGAGTACCTGGAAGTGACGCCGAAGTCGATCCGGATGCGCAAGATTCTGCTCGACGAAAACGAGCGCCTGCGCTACGCCAAAACGGCCGAGTAG
- the msrB gene encoding peptide-methionine (R)-S-oxide reductase MsrB, with the protein MRSALLFFVVSALTLNAACSQQRPGAVALATPKGQTAAPGTYPRPAAATGKPGEYPIQKTDAEWRKQLTPDQYYILREGGTERPFTGKYHDNHAAGTYYCAADHNLLFNSATKFDSGTGWPSFWAPATNASLKVKSDESFGMSRDEIVCAKCGGHLGHVFSDGPKPTGERYCMDGNAMVFEKK; encoded by the coding sequence ATGCGCTCCGCATTATTGTTTTTCGTCGTTTCCGCCCTCACCCTCAACGCGGCCTGCTCGCAGCAGCGGCCCGGCGCCGTGGCTCTGGCCACGCCCAAGGGCCAAACGGCGGCCCCCGGCACCTACCCCAGGCCCGCCGCTGCCACGGGCAAGCCCGGCGAGTACCCCATCCAAAAAACCGACGCCGAATGGCGCAAGCAACTCACGCCCGACCAGTACTACATTCTGCGGGAAGGGGGTACCGAGCGGCCGTTCACGGGCAAGTACCACGACAACCACGCCGCTGGCACCTACTACTGCGCCGCCGACCACAACCTGCTGTTCAACTCGGCCACTAAGTTTGACTCGGGAACCGGCTGGCCCAGCTTTTGGGCCCCGGCCACCAATGCCAGCTTGAAGGTGAAGTCGGACGAGAGCTTTGGCATGAGCCGCGACGAGATTGTGTGCGCCAAGTGCGGCGGCCACCTCGGCCACGTGTTCAGCGACGGCCCCAAGCCCACTGGCGAGCGGTACTGCATGGATGGCAACGCGATGGTATTCGAGAAAAAGTAG
- a CDS encoding DUF6630 family protein, giving the protein MNPTPLHQFAQYFTGANAAAAERVSARLALVLADPEAYQIEFIEELAERGMAGALPAQELRDVALLDALLAEDLAWEGDEQDTPAELAEALNDILAQQGQGLALAPGALASHRGAGPEQLDAVQDALEPLGLALVLFTLDSDSYPLGVVADAQAEVARQLAGALGFGVVVY; this is encoded by the coding sequence ATGAATCCCACCCCGCTGCACCAATTCGCTCAGTACTTTACCGGCGCTAATGCCGCTGCCGCTGAGCGGGTAAGCGCCCGGCTGGCCCTGGTGCTAGCCGACCCGGAAGCGTACCAAATAGAGTTTATCGAGGAGTTGGCCGAGCGGGGCATGGCCGGGGCCCTACCCGCGCAGGAACTGCGCGACGTGGCCCTGCTCGACGCCCTGCTGGCCGAAGACCTGGCCTGGGAAGGCGACGAGCAAGATACCCCCGCCGAGCTTGCGGAGGCCCTGAACGACATCCTGGCGCAGCAGGGCCAGGGCCTGGCCTTGGCCCCCGGGGCCCTGGCCAGCCACCGCGGCGCGGGCCCTGAGCAGCTCGATGCCGTGCAGGATGCGCTAGAGCCGCTGGGCCTGGCGTTGGTGCTGTTTACGCTCGACAGCGACTCGTATCCTTTGGGCGTAGTGGCCGATGCGCAGGCGGAGGTAGCCCGCCAGTTGGCCGGGGCCCTGGGCTTTGGGGTAGTTGTATATTAA
- a CDS encoding TrmH family RNA methyltransferase, which translates to MPFAPLDRLSSLQNPRVKALARLQQKAAERRAQGLTLVEGLRELTIAVGAGVAVAALYTCPELAGAPTARALQDLFAAEAGRPEWLELTRPVFEKLAYREGSDGVLAVLHTPTRTLASLRLPPNPLVLVLEAVEKPGNLGAILRTADAAPVDAVLIGDARTDLFNPNAIRASIGCVFTVPLVAAPLADILAFLKDQGVRTYAAALTLRAHAYTECDFRGPTALVLGTEADGLTPAAQAACDDTIIIPMMGRIDSLNVSVAGAVLAFEVVRQRQEKA; encoded by the coding sequence ATGCCGTTTGCCCCGCTCGACCGCCTTAGCAGCCTCCAAAATCCTCGCGTCAAGGCCCTGGCGCGCCTCCAGCAAAAAGCCGCCGAGCGCCGCGCCCAAGGCCTCACCCTGGTCGAAGGCCTGCGCGAGCTCACTATTGCCGTGGGCGCAGGCGTGGCCGTGGCTGCCCTTTACACCTGCCCCGAGCTGGCCGGCGCGCCCACCGCCAGGGCCTTGCAAGATCTGTTTGCCGCCGAAGCCGGCCGGCCCGAGTGGCTGGAACTTACGCGCCCGGTGTTCGAAAAGCTGGCTTACCGCGAGGGCTCCGACGGCGTGCTGGCCGTGCTGCACACGCCCACCCGTACCCTGGCCTCGCTGCGCCTACCGCCCAACCCGCTGGTGTTGGTGTTGGAAGCCGTGGAAAAGCCCGGTAACCTCGGCGCCATCCTGCGCACCGCCGACGCCGCCCCGGTCGACGCCGTGCTCATCGGTGACGCGCGCACCGATTTGTTCAACCCCAACGCCATCCGGGCCAGCATTGGCTGCGTGTTCACGGTGCCGCTGGTGGCCGCGCCGCTGGCAGATATTTTGGCATTTCTGAAAGACCAGGGCGTTCGCACCTACGCCGCCGCCCTCACGCTCCGGGCCCACGCCTATACCGAGTGCGATTTCCGGGGCCCCACCGCCCTGGTGCTCGGCACCGAAGCCGACGGCCTGACGCCCGCCGCCCAAGCCGCCTGCGACGACACCATCATCATCCCCATGATGGGTCGCATCGACTCTCTCAACGTGAGCGTAGCCGGGGCTGTGCTGGCCTTCGAGGTCGTGCGTCAGCGCCAGGAAAAGGCTTAA
- the metG gene encoding methionine--tRNA ligase — translation MAVLPQRYTVTAALPYANGPVHIGHLAGVYLPADIYVRYLRAAGRDVKFICGSDEHGVPITIRAQKEGITPQQVVDKYHTLIRDSFRDFNVSFDVYSRTSSATHAAVSSDFFLKLYRDGKFIEQTTQQYFDEQAQQFLADRYIVGTCPNCGNENAYGDQCERCGTSLSPTELINPRSMLSGAQPVLRDTKHWFLPLNEYEPWLREWIIEGHKNDWKTNVYGQCKSWIDQGLHPRAVTRDLNWGVPVPLPGAEGKVLYVWFDAPIGYISATKEAFPDEWETYWKDAGSKLVHFIGKDNIVFHCIIFPAMLKAHGGYILPDNVPANEFLNLEGDKISTSRNWAVWLHEYLQDFPGQADVLRYVLCANAPETKDNDFTWKDFQARNNNELVATLGNFVNRAVVLTHKFFEGQVPAAGEFLEIDQDALRQLAAFPAKIGELIENYRFRDALAEVMNLARLGNKYLADTQPWHLIKTDVARTGTVLHVALQIAAALVPVLGPFLPESAEKLGAMLGLEAGPWATAGRPNALVAGHQLREPALLFAKIEDATVEAQVQKLLDTKQANLLANSLVAEAKPEVSFDDFQKMDLRVGTVVAAEKVAKTKKLLKLIVDVGLEQRTIVSGIAEHFTPEELIGQQVQVLLNLLPRELKGIQSQGMLLMAENADGSLALMQPGKPVRNGSGIN, via the coding sequence ATGGCTGTTCTTCCTCAGCGCTACACTGTTACGGCAGCTTTGCCTTACGCCAACGGGCCTGTACACATCGGCCATCTGGCCGGCGTATACCTTCCCGCCGACATTTACGTGCGCTACCTGCGGGCGGCGGGGCGCGACGTGAAATTTATTTGCGGTTCCGACGAACACGGAGTTCCCATCACCATTCGGGCCCAAAAAGAAGGCATTACGCCCCAGCAGGTAGTTGATAAATACCACACGCTTATTCGTGACTCGTTTCGTGATTTCAACGTATCGTTTGATGTGTATTCGCGCACCTCTTCGGCCACGCACGCCGCCGTCAGCAGCGACTTTTTTCTCAAACTTTACCGCGACGGCAAGTTTATTGAGCAAACCACGCAGCAATATTTCGACGAGCAAGCCCAACAGTTTTTGGCCGACCGCTACATTGTGGGTACTTGCCCCAACTGCGGCAACGAAAACGCCTACGGCGACCAGTGCGAGCGGTGCGGCACGTCGCTCAGCCCCACCGAATTAATTAATCCGCGCAGCATGCTCAGCGGGGCACAGCCGGTGCTGCGCGATACGAAGCACTGGTTTTTGCCGCTCAACGAGTACGAGCCCTGGCTGCGTGAATGGATTATTGAGGGCCACAAAAACGATTGGAAGACCAACGTGTACGGCCAGTGCAAGTCGTGGATCGACCAAGGTTTGCACCCGCGCGCCGTAACGCGCGACCTCAATTGGGGCGTGCCCGTGCCGCTACCCGGGGCCGAGGGCAAGGTGCTGTACGTGTGGTTCGATGCGCCCATCGGCTACATTTCGGCCACTAAAGAGGCGTTTCCCGACGAGTGGGAAACATATTGGAAAGACGCGGGCAGTAAGCTGGTGCACTTTATTGGCAAGGACAACATTGTGTTCCACTGCATTATTTTTCCAGCCATGTTGAAGGCGCACGGCGGCTATATTTTGCCCGACAACGTGCCCGCCAATGAATTCCTGAATTTGGAAGGCGACAAAATCAGCACGTCGCGTAACTGGGCGGTGTGGCTGCACGAATACTTGCAGGATTTCCCCGGCCAGGCCGATGTGCTGCGTTACGTGCTGTGCGCCAACGCGCCTGAAACTAAGGACAACGACTTCACATGGAAGGACTTCCAGGCGCGCAACAACAACGAGTTGGTGGCCACGCTGGGCAATTTTGTGAACCGGGCGGTGGTGCTCACGCACAAATTCTTTGAAGGCCAGGTGCCGGCTGCAGGTGAATTTTTGGAGATTGACCAGGATGCGTTGCGGCAACTGGCGGCATTTCCAGCCAAAATTGGCGAATTAATTGAAAATTACCGCTTCCGCGACGCGCTGGCCGAGGTAATGAATCTGGCTCGCCTCGGCAATAAATACCTGGCCGATACCCAGCCCTGGCACCTAATTAAAACCGATGTGGCCCGCACCGGTACCGTGCTGCACGTGGCCCTGCAAATTGCGGCTGCCCTGGTGCCCGTGCTGGGGCCCTTCCTGCCCGAATCGGCGGAGAAATTGGGCGCCATGCTCGGCCTTGAGGCCGGGCCCTGGGCCACTGCGGGCCGCCCCAACGCGCTGGTGGCCGGCCACCAGTTACGCGAGCCGGCCCTGCTGTTTGCCAAAATTGAGGACGCTACGGTGGAAGCGCAGGTGCAAAAGCTGCTCGATACCAAGCAAGCCAACTTGCTGGCTAACTCGTTGGTAGCAGAGGCCAAGCCCGAGGTTAGCTTCGACGATTTCCAGAAAATGGACCTGCGCGTGGGCACCGTGGTAGCGGCCGAGAAGGTAGCCAAAACCAAGAAATTGCTCAAGCTTATCGTCGATGTGGGCCTGGAGCAGCGCACCATTGTGAGCGGCATCGCCGAGCATTTCACGCCCGAAGAATTAATTGGCCAGCAGGTGCAGGTATTGCTTAATTTGCTGCCCCGTGAACTCAAAGGCATTCAAAGTCAGGGCATGTTGCTGATGGCCGAAAATGCCGACGGCAGCCTGGCGCTGATGCAGCCCGGCAAACCGGTGCGCAACGGCAGCGGCATCAATTAA
- a CDS encoding 50S ribosomal protein L25/general stress protein Ctc — MKSLEIVGFKRANLGKTDAKALRLDSQVPCVLYGGAETVHFSVPAILFRELLYTPEAHIVDLNVEGAIYRAIVQDAQFHPVNEMLLHVDFLELEDGKEVKMDIPIKYVGVSPGVLAGGKLVSVLRKLKVRATAENLPDYVEVNISGMELGKSIKVSAVETNNFAILTNPLAPIATIAIPRALKGELAAGK, encoded by the coding sequence ATGAAAAGCCTCGAGATTGTAGGGTTTAAAAGAGCGAATCTCGGTAAGACGGATGCCAAGGCCCTGCGCCTGGATTCGCAAGTGCCGTGTGTGTTGTATGGCGGTGCCGAAACGGTGCACTTTTCGGTGCCCGCCATCCTGTTCCGCGAATTGTTGTATACCCCCGAGGCCCACATCGTGGACCTGAACGTGGAAGGCGCCATATACCGCGCCATCGTGCAAGATGCGCAGTTCCACCCGGTGAACGAAATGCTGCTGCACGTCGATTTCCTGGAGCTGGAAGACGGCAAAGAAGTGAAAATGGATATTCCGATCAAGTACGTAGGCGTGTCGCCGGGCGTGCTGGCCGGCGGCAAGCTGGTGAGCGTGCTGCGCAAGCTGAAAGTGCGCGCTACGGCTGAGAACCTGCCCGACTACGTGGAGGTGAACATCAGCGGTATGGAGCTGGGCAAATCCATTAAAGTGTCGGCCGTGGAGACCAACAACTTCGCGATCCTTACCAACCCCCTGGCTCCGATTGCCACCATCGCCATCCCGCGCGCCCTGAAAGGCGAGCTGGCCGCTGGCAAGTAA
- the cynS gene encoding cyanase, giving the protein MDRATVTEKIISAKVKNGLRWADVAQQMGLSKEYATAALLGQMKLTADQAAVAKHVFSLDDEETAWLQIVPYKGSLPTAVPTDPLIYRWYELVNVYGLTIKELIGEEFGDGIMSAIDFSMAITREPNPNGDRVNVVLSGKFLPYKSY; this is encoded by the coding sequence ATGGACCGCGCCACTGTCACCGAGAAAATCATTTCTGCGAAAGTAAAAAATGGCCTGCGCTGGGCCGACGTGGCCCAGCAAATGGGCCTGAGCAAGGAGTACGCCACCGCCGCCCTACTCGGCCAGATGAAGCTGACCGCCGACCAGGCCGCCGTGGCCAAGCACGTGTTTAGCCTCGACGACGAGGAAACCGCGTGGCTGCAGATTGTGCCCTACAAAGGCTCGCTACCTACGGCTGTGCCCACCGACCCGCTCATCTACCGCTGGTACGAGCTGGTGAACGTGTACGGCCTCACCATTAAGGAGCTGATTGGCGAGGAGTTTGGTGACGGTATCATGAGCGCCATCGACTTTTCGATGGCCATCACCCGCGAGCCCAACCCCAACGGCGACCGGGTGAACGTGGTGCTAAGTGGTAAATTTTTGCCCTACAAGTCGTATTAG
- the galB gene encoding beta-galactosidase GalB, producing MPRTVPLLKSLAAALLLLATRPAAAQARHEYLLDADWKFTKGDVPGAASPTFRDAKWQTVRVPHDWAITGPFDGNNDLQAVKVEQNNEAKATLKAGRTGGLPFIGTGWYRRRLAVPQFGAGQRAVLLFDGAMSNAHVFVNGKEVGYWPYGYNSFSFDITSFLSPDGNNTLAVRLQNQPEASRWYPGAGLYRNVHLVVTDDVHIPVWGTYVTTPEITAELAKVRLKTKVETPDGAFQPLRLQTEIRDAAGQVVATTTTMLAATNGLEFDQNLLVPTPKLWAPETPVLYTASSKLYAGDALKDEYSTRFGIRSFKFEANKGFSLNGQPRKFKGVCNHHDLGPLGAAVNTAALRRQLTLLKDMGCNAIRTSHNMPAPELVSLCDEMGFMLMVEAFDEWKTPKVKNGYSQYFDEWSERDIVNMVHRDRNHPSVIMWSIGNEVPDQSMPGGNKIAKHLQDICHREDPTRLVMAGMDRFDDDFKNNFASVLDVPGFNYKPHRYAEAFGKLPQGFLFGSETASTVSSRGIYKFPVVRGKDKKYDDNQSSSYDLEACNWSQTPDEEFVAQDELPYVMGEFVWTGFDYLGEPTPYDEKWPSHSSMFGMLDLATMPKDRFYLYRARWNTAAVTLHLLPHWTWPGREGQPTPVFCYTNYPSAELFVNGQSQGRQTKGPSDQPQTRYRLMWNNVKYAPGALKVVAYDAQGKAVAEETVHTAGKPDHIRLVADRTTLAADGQDLAYVTARVEDAQGNLCPAAATELKFTVSGAGTFRAVGNGDPTNLEPFQKPQMKAFSGQVMAIVQAGDRAGALRLKATGAGLKSGSLELKTAKAEAG from the coding sequence ATGCCCCGCACTGTACCCCTGCTGAAGTCCCTGGCCGCCGCCCTGCTGCTGCTGGCCACCCGGCCCGCCGCCGCGCAAGCCCGCCACGAGTACTTGCTCGATGCCGACTGGAAGTTCACGAAGGGCGACGTGCCCGGCGCCGCCAGTCCCACCTTCCGCGACGCGAAATGGCAGACGGTGCGCGTGCCCCACGACTGGGCCATTACGGGGCCCTTCGACGGCAACAACGACTTGCAAGCCGTTAAGGTTGAGCAGAATAACGAGGCCAAAGCAACGCTGAAAGCAGGCCGCACGGGTGGCCTGCCGTTCATCGGTACGGGCTGGTACCGGCGGCGGCTGGCGGTGCCGCAGTTCGGGGCCGGCCAGCGGGCGGTGCTGCTCTTCGACGGGGCCATGAGCAACGCCCATGTGTTCGTGAACGGTAAGGAAGTGGGCTATTGGCCCTATGGCTACAACTCGTTTTCGTTCGACATCACGTCTTTTTTGAGCCCCGACGGTAACAACACGCTGGCCGTGCGGCTGCAAAACCAGCCAGAAGCCTCGCGCTGGTACCCGGGGGCCGGGCTCTACCGCAACGTGCACTTGGTGGTGACCGACGACGTGCACATCCCGGTGTGGGGCACGTACGTCACCACGCCCGAAATCACGGCGGAGCTGGCCAAAGTGCGGCTCAAAACCAAGGTAGAAACTCCTGACGGAGCCTTCCAGCCGCTGCGGCTGCAAACCGAAATCCGCGACGCGGCCGGGCAGGTAGTGGCCACCACCACTACCATGCTGGCGGCCACCAACGGGCTGGAATTCGACCAGAACCTGCTGGTGCCCACGCCCAAGCTGTGGGCCCCGGAAACCCCAGTTTTGTACACCGCTTCCTCGAAACTCTACGCCGGCGACGCGCTGAAGGACGAGTATAGCACGCGGTTTGGCATTCGCTCGTTCAAGTTCGAGGCTAATAAAGGGTTCTCGCTGAACGGGCAGCCGCGCAAGTTCAAGGGCGTGTGCAACCACCACGACCTGGGGCCCCTGGGCGCGGCTGTGAATACGGCCGCCCTGCGCCGGCAGCTGACACTGCTGAAGGACATGGGCTGCAACGCCATCCGCACCTCGCACAATATGCCGGCCCCCGAGCTGGTGAGCCTGTGCGACGAAATGGGCTTCATGCTGATGGTGGAAGCCTTTGACGAGTGGAAAACGCCGAAAGTAAAGAACGGCTACAGCCAGTATTTCGACGAGTGGTCGGAGCGTGACATCGTGAACATGGTGCACCGCGACCGCAACCACCCCTCGGTGATTATGTGGAGCATCGGCAACGAAGTGCCCGACCAGAGCATGCCTGGCGGCAACAAAATCGCCAAGCACCTGCAAGATATTTGCCACCGCGAGGACCCCACGCGCCTAGTGATGGCGGGCATGGACCGCTTCGACGACGACTTCAAGAACAACTTTGCTTCGGTACTCGACGTGCCGGGCTTCAACTACAAGCCGCACCGCTACGCGGAAGCGTTCGGCAAACTGCCCCAGGGCTTTCTGTTCGGCTCGGAAACAGCTTCGACAGTCAGCTCGCGGGGCATATATAAATTCCCGGTGGTGAGGGGCAAAGACAAGAAGTACGACGACAACCAGTCGTCGTCGTACGACCTGGAGGCCTGCAACTGGTCGCAAACGCCTGACGAAGAATTCGTGGCCCAGGACGAGTTGCCCTACGTGATGGGCGAGTTCGTGTGGACCGGCTTCGACTACCTCGGCGAGCCCACGCCTTACGACGAGAAGTGGCCTTCGCACAGCTCCATGTTCGGGATGCTGGACCTGGCCACCATGCCCAAGGACCGCTTCTACCTGTACCGCGCCCGCTGGAACACCGCCGCCGTTACCCTGCACCTGCTGCCGCACTGGACCTGGCCCGGCCGCGAAGGCCAGCCTACGCCCGTGTTCTGCTACACCAATTACCCCTCAGCCGAGCTATTTGTGAACGGCCAGAGCCAGGGCCGCCAAACCAAGGGGCCCTCCGACCAGCCCCAAACGCGCTACCGCCTGATGTGGAACAACGTGAAGTACGCCCCCGGGGCCCTAAAAGTAGTGGCCTACGATGCCCAGGGCAAAGCCGTGGCCGAGGAAACCGTACACACTGCCGGCAAACCCGACCATATCCGCTTGGTGGCCGACCGTACTACCCTCGCCGCCGATGGCCAGGACCTGGCCTACGTCACGGCCCGCGTGGAAGACGCCCAGGGTAACCTCTGCCCCGCCGCCGCCACCGAGCTGAAGTTTACCGTGAGCGGCGCCGGCACCTTCCGCGCCGTGGGCAACGGCGACCCCACTAACCTCGAACCCTTCCAGAAACCCCAGATGAAAGCCTTTAGCGGCCAGGTGATGGCCATCGTGCAGGCCGGCGACAGGGCCGGGGCCCTACGGCTAAAGGCTACCGGCGCGGGCCTGAAGAGCGGTAGCTTGGAGTTGAAAACGGCGAAGGCAGAAGCAGGGTAG
- a CDS encoding DUF3050 domain-containing protein, with translation MSPNPNTTEALQAGLLPTRQRLLAHGLYHQIQSLDDLQLFMSHHVFAVWDFMSLLKALQRDLTCVTLPWFPTANPATRRLINSIVLEEESDVDPQGRPTSHFELYLQAMRDCGADTAPIERLLAALATGQSVAAALDAAGAPASVQQFVNTTFDIIGAGQPHAVAAAFTYGREDLIPDMFRQLVGQLQTQFPGQLDTFVYYLDRHIQLDEEVHTPLAQQMVRELCADDSLRWQAAQNVAQRSLEARLALWDGVLGAMVPVAA, from the coding sequence ATGTCGCCTAATCCCAATACCACCGAAGCCTTGCAAGCCGGCTTACTGCCCACCCGCCAGCGCCTGCTGGCCCACGGCCTCTACCACCAAATTCAGTCCCTCGACGACTTGCAGTTGTTCATGTCGCACCACGTGTTTGCGGTGTGGGATTTCATGTCGCTGCTGAAAGCTTTGCAGCGTGACCTGACCTGCGTGACGCTGCCCTGGTTCCCCACGGCCAACCCCGCAACCCGCCGCCTCATCAACTCGATTGTGCTGGAGGAAGAATCGGACGTGGACCCGCAGGGCCGCCCTACTAGCCACTTCGAGTTGTACCTGCAAGCCATGCGCGATTGCGGGGCTGACACCGCGCCCATCGAGCGGCTGCTGGCCGCGCTGGCCACCGGCCAGTCGGTGGCTGCCGCCCTGGACGCCGCCGGGGCCCCCGCGTCGGTACAGCAGTTTGTGAACACCACTTTTGACATCATCGGGGCCGGTCAGCCGCACGCGGTGGCCGCCGCCTTTACCTACGGCCGCGAAGACCTGATTCCCGACATGTTCCGGCAACTGGTGGGGCAGTTGCAAACCCAGTTTCCCGGCCAGCTTGACACGTTCGTTTACTACCTCGACCGCCATATTCAGCTCGACGAGGAGGTGCACACGCCCCTGGCTCAGCAGATGGTGCGCGAGCTGTGCGCCGATGATTCGCTGCGCTGGCAAGCCGCCCAAAACGTGGCCCAGCGCAGCTTGGAGGCCCGCCTAGCCCTGTGGGACGGCGTGCTGGGGGCCATGGTCCCGGTAGCCGCGTAG